One window of Gavia stellata isolate bGavSte3 chromosome Z, bGavSte3.hap2, whole genome shotgun sequence genomic DNA carries:
- the INIP gene encoding SOSS complex subunit C yields MAANPSGQGFQNKNRVAILAELDKEKRKLLMQNQSSTNHPGASIALARSPLNKDFRDHAEQQHIAAQQKAALQHAHAHSSGYFITQDSAFGNLILPVLPRLEAE; encoded by the exons GTTTCCAGAATAAAAATAGGGTTGCAATCCTGGCAGAACTAgacaaggagaagagaaagttaCTTATGCAAAACCAGTCTTCCACAAATCACCCTGGAGCCAG CATTGCACTTGCAAGATCACCGCTGAACAAGGATTTCCGTGATCATGCTGAGCAACAGCACATTGCAGCACAGCAGAAGGCTGCACTGCAG cacGCACACGCACATTCCTCAGGATACTTCATAACTCAAGACTCTGCATTTGGAAATCTTATTCTTCCTGTCTTACCTCGACTTGAGGCAGAATGA